From the Huiozyma naganishii CBS 8797 chromosome 2, complete genome genome, one window contains:
- the MRPL49 gene encoding mitochondrial 54S ribosomal protein bL21m (similar to Saccharomyces cerevisiae MRPL49 (YJL096W); ancestral locus Anc_1.270), which yields MGQGERFSTSVGIAISRRWNSSSLGRNEEISKPVGTSLTDTTSTDMDTTPLKLSNELYAMFRIHNRPYTVTVGDTVILPFKMKDANLGDTLCLTDVARIGSRNYTLAGGPIDQSLYTLKATVIEKTKRKFETREITKRRHRRVRTVAKKGDLTLLRINELTVH from the coding sequence ATGGGGCAGGGCGAGAGGTTTTCTACATCAGTTGGGATTGCTATCTCCCGGAGGTGGAATAGCAGCAGTTTAGGGAGGAATGAGGAGATAAGCAAACCGGTAGGAACTTCACTGACTGATACCACTTCAACAGATATGGATACCACACCGCTGAAGCTTTCCAACGAATTGTATGCCATGTTCCGTATTCACAATAGACCGTATACCGTCACTGTTGGTGACACCGTCATCCTGCCTTTCAAAATGAAGGATGCCAACCTTGGAGACACTCTATGTCTAACAGATGTTGCAAGGATTGGTAGCAGAAACTACACGCTGGCTGGCGGACCTATAGATCAATCTTTGTATACACTCAAAGCCACGGTCATAgagaagacgaagaggaagtTCGAAACAAGAGAAATCACTAAAAGAAGGCACAGAAGAGTCCGTACGGTTGCCAAGAAGGGAGATCTTACCTTGTTGCGGATCAATGAGCTAACCGTTCATTGA
- the PHS1 gene encoding enoyl-CoA hydratase PHS1 (similar to Saccharomyces cerevisiae PHS1 (YJL097W); ancestral locus Anc_1.269) yields MSAKGTASSQFLGYYNLLSALGWGYILLRVVLSILMFRDDPAHFYQSTRNVVTAVQCCATMEIVNSALGLVRSPLFTTVAQVFSRLLIVIGVFQYLPETALCSTVVYKTLLVAWSTTEIVRYWFYYKMLQSPAGPPKFIKWLRYNMFIVLYPLGVASELLLLFSSLDVAATKYGPSVQYVIVASMLLYIPGLPILFKHMLRQRRKSNAALRAKQQ; encoded by the coding sequence ATGTCTGCTAAGGGGACTGCTAGTAGTCAATTTTTGGGATACTACAATTTGCTTTCGGCACTTGGTTGGGGTTACATTCTTCTAAGAGTTGTGCTCTCGATTCTTATGTTTCGCGATGACCCAGCACACTTCTACCAAAGTACAAGAAACGTCGTCACTGCGGTCCAATGCTGCGCAACAATGGAGATTGTGAACTCTGCCCTTGGTCTGGTGCGCTCTCCATTGTTTACTACGGTTGCCCAAGTTTTTTCAAGGTTGCTAATTGTCATCGGTGTCTTCCAATACCTTCCAGAGACTGCTCTGTGCAGCACTGTCGTGTACAAGACTCTTTTGGTCGCCTGGTCGACCACAGAAATTGTTAGGTACTGGTTCTATTACAAGATGCTGCAAAGCCCCGCTGGTCCACCGAAATTCATCAAATGGTTACGGTACAACATGTTTATTGTCCTGTACCCACTTGGAGTAGCCAGCGAGCTGCTCCTATTGTTTTCCTCCCTGGATGTCGCCGCTACAAAGTACGGACCCTCTGTCCAATACGTGATTGTAGCATCAATGCTGCTATACATTCCAGGGCTACCCATTTTGTTCAAGCACATGTTGCGCCAAAGACGCAAATCAAACGCAGCCTTGAGAGCCAAACAACAATAG
- the SAP185 gene encoding Sap185p (similar to Saccharomyces cerevisiae SAP185 (YJL098W) and SAP190 (YKR028W); ancestral locus Anc_1.268) → MSNSFWKFGQDSALESPLMNILNRAFIRISDGDSSRYFHHERAREDAKLHRKCDIDTGDDESADEGVEENSAKLPDTEAGYKEYEPNLELLDELLDDEELYTELMCSNFKLLIYLKYPAVLSKLVNYVLVDIEPLTISGETTVIVNTDEGDDSPVGVSKAADQLPGGKEANENGTGAKDASKEIGDEDQEGSSTMVFETEEEADSRRAHIAAEILSADVWPISAAIMESRELLEKLWTITDVGEPLPIESSTYFMKINERLLDMDMPGMVDFILTQNGVVDKFLAHIDDPPLIDFFLKVISTDKPDVQNGVIKKLKEEQLIPKLVDRLGPNYDSSIQSAAADFLKALLAVSGNCSDEITSSIGPNELTRQLSSPEVMENLIEIMLKGSTSLSNGVGIIIELIRKNNSDYDVVQVIHTTVKTHPPSDRDPIYLGHMLKLFAKHMSKFNDILVNRTPPILETSFGRIEPLGFERFKICELVAELLHCSNMGLLNESKGDSLIHERDVLRQKLLESDEIPNETEKENEELSSEINSLHMEDSISSEQTGDDDKSDVSNETIPDDEMTEVELHKNPTIGDLLKFALLDTQIIATILEMFLLFSWNNFLHNVVFDIVQQIFNGPLKTGYNRFLLKDLLSTSSITDMIINGDEESEKHQLETHIRLGYMGHLTLIAEEVVKFSAYLDEMNVSFSTPVIHDRLHEARWVKYTEGVLTERREEYDTVLGDTIDNEDDGPGRRNGIPTNDEDIAYQTRNIIFSNEEDDEEEKSDEQEGTEEKVPNTDVKIVEEDENRHSSDEEEYSTSAEYQRHDVDYYNPNSPATFSLGLTGSYFDGCDDDDDDYAEYSDKFSNEFTPAQDLVPIANKNKSDINVNPFTEYMSNQLGRVASHGENIHDQNPLLSNTYDSVDSDEDSDDRATDSDGEVDLTAAEHAAWHAEVSSLHPLEKKSSFSLQEEDVFQHQFEWGDNEEEEEDQYADPNDDGQSYAKKTVFQSTLSFPHSGGRISPNHYFPVEWDSLSNGDATTQEDDQEQLW, encoded by the coding sequence ATGTCTAACTCCTTTTGGAAGTTTGGGCAGGATTCCGCTCTGGAGTCTCCCTTGATGAACATTTTGAACCGAGCTTTTATTCGGATAAGCGATGGCGACAGCAGTCGTTACTTTCACCATGAGCGTGCCCGTGAGGACGCGAAACTGCACCGCAAGTGTGATATAGATACTGGTGATGATGAGAGCGCAGATGAGGGTGTGGAGGAAAATTCAGCTAAGTTGCCAGACACTGAAGCTGGGTATAAGGAGTACGAGCCGAACCTGGAGCTTTTGGACGAGTTGTTGGACGACGAGGAACTGTACACGGAATTGATGTGCTCGAATTTTAAACTCTTGATATATCTGAAATATCCGGCCGTTCTATCAAAACTAGTGAACTACGTCCTCGTGGATATTGAACCGTTGACTATTAGCGGAGAGACGACAGTAATTGTAAACACTGATGAGGGAGACGATAGTCCGGTTGGTGTTAGCAAGGCCGCTGATCAACTCCCGGGAGGAAAGGAAGCCAATGAAAACGGCACTGGTGCCAAGGACGCATCCAAAGAGATAGGAGATGAGGACCAAGAAGGCTCTTCGACAATGGTTTTTGAAACGGAAGAGGAGGCCGACTCCCGAAGGGCACACATTGCTGCTGAAATCCTGTCTGCTGACGTTTGGCCAATATCTGCTGCAATAATGGAGAGCCGCGAACTACTGGAAAAACTCTGGACGATCACGGATGTGGGAGAACCTCTGCCCATCGAATCCTCGACGTATTTCATGAAGATAAATGAGCGGCTCTTGGACATGGATATGCCAGGAATGGTAGATTTTATTTTGACCCAGAATGGCGTTGTAGACAAATTTTTAGCTCATATTGATGACCCGCCACTGATAGACTTTTTTCTGAAGGTAATATCAACAGATAAACCGGACGTCCAAAACGGGGttataaaaaaattgaaggaagAGCAGCTGATACCGAAACTTGTAGACAGGTTGGGACCTAATTATGATTCCTCGATACAGTCTGCTGCAGcagattttttgaaggcgTTATTGGCCGTGAGTGGTAATTGTTCTGACGAGATAACGTCCAGCATTGGCCCTAACGAATTGACCAGGCAACTTTCGTCGCCAGAGGTGATGGAAAATTTGATAGAGATAATGCTGAAGGGAAGCACATCACTAAGCAACGGGGTTGGAATTATCATAGAGCtaataagaaaaaataacTCAGATTACGATGTTGTTCAGGTTATCCATACGACGGTGAAGACGCATCCTCCAAGCGATAGAGACCCGATATATTTAGGACACATGCTCAAACTATTTGCCAAGCATATGTCCAAGTTTAACGACATCTTGGTGAATAGAACACCACCAATACTGGAAACTTCTTTTGGCAGGATCGAACCGCTGGGGTTTGAACGGTTTAAGATCTGTGAACTGGTCGCTGAATTGCTGCATTGTTCGAATATGGGGTTGCTGAATGAAAGTAAAGGAGACTCATTGATACACGAGCGCGATGTTCTGCGACAAAAACTTTTAGAGTCGGACGAGATACCAAACgaaacagagaaagagaatgaAGAACTATCCAGTGAAATCAATTCTCTGCATATGGAAGACTCGATTTCTTCCGAGCAAACTGGGGACGATGATAAGTCAGATGTATCGAACGAAACGATCCCTGACGATGAAATGACCGAAGTAGAATTGCACAAAAACCCAACTATTGGTGATTTGCTAAAGTTCGCGTTATTGGATACCCAGATAATTGCCACAATATTGGAGATGTTTTTGCTATTTTCATGGAATAATTTCCTTCACAACGTTGTATTTGATATCGTGCAACAAATATTCAATGGCCCATTGAAGACGGGATATAATCGATTTCTATTGAAAGATTTGCTGTCAACCTCATCAATTACAGATATGATCATAAATGGCGATGAAGAATCTGAGAAACACCAATTGGAAACACATATACGGCTCGGTTATATGGGTCATTTGACGTTGATAGCAGAGGAGGTAGTAAAGTTTTCTGCGTACTTAGACGAGATGAATGTTTCGTTTTCTACGCCAGTAATACACGACCGTCTGCACGAGGCAAGATGGGTCAAATATACCGAGGGTGTTCTGACGGAGAGACGAGAAGAGTACGATACTGTCTTAGGTGATACTATCGACAATGAAGACGACGGTCCAGGGCGGAGAAATGGGATTCCCACCAATGACGAGGACATTGCATATCAAACACGGAATATAATATTCAGCAACgaggaagacgacgaagaggagaaaagCGATGAGCAGGAAGGaacagaagagaaagtACCAAATACGGACGTGAAAATTGTCGAAGAGGACGAAAACAGGCACAGCTcggatgaggaggagtaCTCTACTTCCGCCGAATATCAACGCCATGACGTTGATTATTACAACCCGAACAGTCCAGCAACGTTTAGTTTAGGCTTGACTGGATCATATTTTGATGGCtgtgacgatgacgacgacgattATGCTGAGTATTCCGATAAATTTAGCAATGAATTCACACCGGCACAGGATTTAGTTCCCATTGcaaacaagaacaaatcCGATATAAATGTGAACCCATTCACAGAATACATGTCGAATCAGCTGGGTAGGGTGGCTAGCCATGGAGAAAATATCCATGACCAAAACCCTCTCTTATCTAATACTTACGATTCTGTCGATTCAGACGAGGATAGTGATGACAGGGCAACGGATTCGGACGGGGAGGTAGATCTCACCGCAGCTGAACATGCTGCCTGGCATGCTGAGGTTTCCTCATTGCACCCgctggaaaaaaaatcatccttttctttacaagaggaggatgtGTTCCAGCACCAATTTGAATGGGGAGataacgaagaagaagaggaggaccAGTACGCAGATCCGAACGACGACGGTCAGTCCTACGCCAAGAAGACCGTTTTCCAGTCTACGCTATCGTTCCCCCACAGTGGAGGTAGGATTTCGCCGAACCACTACTTTCCGGTAGAATGGGACTCACTCAGTAATGGAGATGCAACAACACAAGAAGATgaccaagaacaactgTGGTAA